The proteins below come from a single Drosophila busckii strain San Diego stock center, stock number 13000-0081.31 chromosome X, ASM1175060v1, whole genome shotgun sequence genomic window:
- the LOC108606463 gene encoding protein sprint isoform X1: protein MSLETRTTTTTTTATATTTALPLAEDNSKVEVIVYTSAKSDKTLKQNMNARDETLRKRTSLIIVPQQVELDVDEATTGHGLDNRNSIASMDSCLSTNTSQSNQSSSSASSSSSSSSEDAHAAYQDLQNGNAAATDLTSSSSESTSCCSSVDYSLREQLQNFANCSGDQLKCINELPTAAQLLKGMSLPVEQLEQQLSHCDTLLSPQEVPLGRRYAEVAQFKSHGKARASEQQQQQQQQQLPAAASAVAAAAAASGTPTIDKCDVPAVKSSNNNHQHHNHSNNNNNNNSSLAPLKSQQQTSNNNNGNGHGNGNKLNGQLNLNTSNNCNMTPTSHVDATKNPDSRCSSSYEPDADDATELSHNGAFEDDMQALLPKSTRRSGDELSQSRTSLVSSSEGGILAEGETSSEESSRDSSDNSPPCDLGLMERLLLTHPMWFLPGIQRSGAVHLLQGKEEGTFIVRGSSQPNTMAVSVRLPQDTGPYIEHYLIQSQDNNILSLESSRFKFGSIPALIAHYAQCCDELPVQLMLPRVLREANNRKKLSSLALLGQEFWSYASSPAVLGPPVAAQQAAVKSAELQQLLDAKSPLSLTDTSGLGTATFFSEALVPKPPAGTAGNGPGTGPGPVAQQTLFSPTGSGQLMGFFSQAGTPSDTNSSMSSFTTSGGQHMQLLSPNSVDSVILTMSPVDAQGFLPGGASALDTPLQQQQQLPVTSNNLSTFKQNNNTTIACTSELEQVRPQRPKPPNTLNLKPPAPPMRWSKPHSPDQLSSNFTVTTTVTFSMDSNNPASNAAPGAAATPNPAQFVEVTTPASNNPFNALLNSQASTSTFQTFAKRLSPEGECKDTLSSQSSSQGSWPAQSQSQSQSQSSRDSSHSQRKILSPITPNGAGGGVGGSSKSRKSRIRKESKHYQESDILESPPAQYCASALSDKISDYEDVWTHDPSDRASLLTSFKPGLDRRPDLLAETPSTPTKQLLSPCEELSQPLESSQQLMQFSGDAQPRSRAGLLLPNLRPAGEAVAMTQSLTEPQSNLADDGGDTTPTAAQTPGSRSKQGSPFYAEPADALRQAGLTNAAAAILRRQQRSQLLPANQRHSEPLKAGLTSAVATLLLPAELEKLAGSLDELKQKPKPPPPQKRERNRIDHWQLDSSWEFMAKQETNVAAGAGAGAGVGAAMDWQEKENSLGRDKDNNLSGKKRPLTVHQIIAKRLPDLNLPELVRCSTPLQTALVPLPAAPQERNGNHDGSQKSFQSQNGCRLSAYDNVERSNCAATFCQTYYGGIDSAQSDDGTVFSEPWDSSQWDSLMPMQDDTTMNSDTIHLSKCRSALSEDDTIIEEFSSTKDGSNSSCNQDTLKANKHANHSQTNNNHTKAKVATILRNPSMRDREILCHPRNKLNVQSAGPGDSLRAYTLQLAQDPSSTFARNIENFISCTKESREAAPQVIMRNMRQFMSGMKNYLVKHGEGKFHAELETARARLKADEFLNLDTMLETVMHQLVVLPLREHLYGIFVDYYKRSEDIQLLAQNVSYACERDASDFGIRATVTPPSQSALRLIANLLWRLQEAELPLDKLELFLCVISTVFDATGCPRGQQLGADDFLPVLVYVVAKCGFVGAEIEAEFMWGLLQPTLLNGEPGYYLTALCSAVQVLKTFMASESESGTGSLDWRASCLPACSSVLRVIIPDECNGSLQTRTLPVRPHTTTREVCRIIAHKARITNPQDYALFKLVDGEETLLTDSECPQDARLAAKGKHCMLAYKRIDAKIAWPTAAQPGSH, encoded by the exons atGTCGCTcgaaacaagaacaacaacaacaacaacgacggcAACAGCCACGACCACAGCGCTGCCCTTGGCAGAGGATAACTCGAAGGTGGAGGTGATAGTCTATACTAGTGCCAAGTCGGACAAGACACTCAAACAGAATATGAATGCCAGGGATGAAACATTACGTAAGCGCACCTCGCTCATCATTGTGCCACAACAGGTGGAGCTGGATGTGGATGAGGCCACCACCGGGCATGGCCTTGACAATCGCAACTCCATAGCAAGCATGGACAGCTGCCTGTCCACCAATACCAGTCAGAGCAACCAGTCGagctccagcgccagctccagctcgagcagcagctctgAGGATGCCCACGCGGCCTATCAGGATCTGCAAAACGGCAACGCAGCCGCTACGGACTTGACCTCCTCCTCATCGGAGAGCACTTCATGCTGCAGCTCTGTGGACTATTCGCTACGCGAGCAACTGCAAAACTTTGCCAATTGCAGTGGGgatcaattgaaatgcatcAATGAGCTGCCCACAGCGGCGCAGCTGCTCAAGGGCATGTCTCTGCCCGTGGAGCAGTTGGAGCAACAGCTGTCACATTGCGATACGCTGCTCAGTCCGCAGGAGGTTCCCCTGGGTCGGCGCTACGCCGAGGTAGCGCAGTTCAAGTCCCACGGCAAAGCAAG AGCAagcgaacagcaacaacaacaacaacaacaacagttgccagcagcggcgtcagctgttgcagctgctgcggctgcgtcTGGAACGCCCACAATTGACAAGTGCGATGTGCCCGCTgtaaagagcagcaacaacaatcatcagcatcataatcacagcaacaacaacaacaacaacaacagcagccttGCGCCACTAAAATCTCAGCAACAAACatcgaacaacaacaatggcaacggcCACGGCAACGGTAACAAGTTGAACGGCCAATTAAATCTCAATACGAGCAATAATTGCAACATGACACCCACCAGTCATGTGGATGCAACAAAGAATCCAGACAgtcgttgcagcagcagctacgagCCGGATGCTGATGATGCAACCGAATTGTCACATAACGGCGCCTTTGAGGATGACATGCAAGCGCTCTTGCCCAAATCGACGCGACGCTCCGGGGATGAGCTCAGTCAG TCACGCACATCTCTGGTTTCGAGCTCGGAGGGCGGCATTCTAGCCGAAGGCGAGACAAGCAGCGAGGAGAGCTCACGCGACTCCAGCGACAATTCGCCGCCCTGTGATTTGGGATTGATGGAACGATTGCTCTTAACGCATCCCATGTGGTTTCTACCCGGCATCCAGCGATCCGGTGCCGTGCACTTGCTGCAGGGCAAGGAAGAGGGG ACATTCATAGTGCGTGGCTCGAGTCAGCCGAACACGATGGCGGTGTCCGTGCGGCTGCCACAGGACACAGGTCCCTACATAGAGCACTACCTGATTCAATCGCAGGACAACAACATTCTCAGTCTGGAGAGCTCACGCTTCAAGTTCGGCTCCATCCCAGCCTTGATAGCTCACTACGCCCAATGCTGCGACGAGCTGCCCGTGCAGCTGATGCTGCCGCGCGTGCTGCGTGAGGCGAACAATCGCAAGAAGCTGTcctcgctggcgctgctgggGCAGGAGTTCTGGAGCTACGCCAGCAGTCCGGCCGTGCTGGGTCCTCCCGTGGCTGCTCAACAGGCTGCAGTAAAGTCGgcggagctgcagcagctgctggatgCCAAGTCGCCGCTGTCGTTGACCGATACCAGCGGCCTGGGCACCGCTACGTTCTTTAGCGAGGCGCTGGTGCCGAAACCACCGGCGGGTACTGCGGGCAACGGCCCAGGCACCGGCCCTGGTCCAGTGGCCCAGCAAACACTCTTCAGTCCCACGGGCAGTGGGCAGCTGATGGGCTTCTTTAGCCAGGCGGGAACGCCCTCGGATACCAACTCGAGCATGAGCTCCTTCACCACCAGTGGTGGCCAACACATGCAGCTCCTGAGTCCCAATTCAGTGGACTCCGTCATACTCACCATGTCACCCGTGGATGCGCAAGGATTTCTACCTGGAGGCGCCAGCGCCTTGGAcacgccgctgcagcagcagcagcagctaccagTAACCAGCAATAATCTGAGCACATTTaagcagaacaacaacaccaccatAGCGTGCACAAGCGAATTGGAGCAAGTGCGTCCGCAACGTCCGAAGCCGCCAAACACATTGAATCTCAAGCCCCCAGCGCCGCCCATGCGCTGGTCCAAGCCACACTCGCCTGatcagctgagcagcaacttCACCGTGACCACCACGGTCACCTTCTCCATGGACAGCAACAATCCAGCAAGCAACGCCGCTCCCGGTGCAGCTGCCACACCCAACCCTGCACAATTTGTGGAGGTCACCACGCCCGCCTCCAACAATCCCTTCAACGCCCTGCTCAATTCTCaagccagcaccagcacatTTCAGACCTTCGCCAAGCGCTTGTCGCCCGAGGGCGAGTGCAAGGACACGCTCTCCTCACAGAGCTCCTCCCAAGGCTCCTGGCCAgcacagtcgcagtcgcagtcccaATCGCAGTCCAGTCGCGACTCCAGTCACAGTCAGCGCAAGATCTTGTCGCCCATTACCCCAAACGGtgccggcggcggcgtcggcggcagcagcaagtcgCGTAAGTCTCGCATACGCAAAGAGTCCAAGCACTACCAGGAATCGGATATTTTGGAGAGTCCGCCGGCGCAGTATTGCGCCAGCGCCTTGAGCGACAAGATAAGCGACTACGAGGATGTGTGGACCCATGATCCCAGCGATCGTGCCAGCCTGTTGACCAGCTTCAAGCCAGGCCTGGATCGTCGACCAGATTTGTTGGCGGAAACAC CAAGCACGCCCACAAAACAACTGCTGTCGCCTTGCGAGGAGCTGAGTCAGCCGCTAgagagcagccagcagctgatgCAGTTCTCGGGCGATGCACAGCCTCGCTCCCGAGCGGGCTTGCTCTTGCCGAACCTAAGGCCCGCTGGTGAGGCTGTGGCCATGACGCAGTCGCTCACCGAGCCACAAAGCAATTTGGCTGATGATGGGGGCGATACCACACCCACTGCGGCACAGACACCTGGCTCACGCAGCAAGCAAGGCAGTCCCTTCTATGCCGAGCCGGCGGATGCACTGCGTCAGGCTGGCCTGACCAATGCGGCAGCGGCCATATtgcggcgccagcagcgcagccaactgTTGCCGGCCAACCAGCGGCACTCAGAGCCGCTCAAGGCGGGCCTCACTTCTGCGGtggcgacgctgctgctgcccgctgaGCTGGAGAAGCTGGCGGGCAGTCTGGACGAGCTGAAGCAGAAGCCCaaaccgccgccgccacagaAGCGTGAACGGAATCGCATTGATCATTGGCAGCTGGACAGCAGCTGGGAGTTTATGGCCAAGCAGGAGacgaatgttgctgctggcgcggGCGCCGGCGCCGGCGTCGGCGCTGCAATGGACTGGCAGGAGAAGGAGAACTCGCTGGGACGTGACAAGGACAACAACCTGAGCGGCAAAAAGCGACCGCTCACCGTGCACCAGATCATAGCCAAGCGCCTGCCTGATCTCAATCTGCCGGAGCTTGTTCGCTGCTCCACGCCGCTGCAGACAGCACTGGTGCCGCTGCCGGCAGCGCCGCAGGAGCGCAACGGCAACCACGATGGCAGCCAGAAGTCATTCCAAAGTCAAAACGGCTGCCGTCTGTCCGCCTACGACAATGTGGAGCGCAGCAACTGCGCAGCCACCTTTTGCCAAACCTACTACGGCGGCATTGACTCTGCTCAGTCCGACGACGGCACCGTGTTCTCCGAGCCCTGGGACTCCTCGCAGTGGGACTCGCTCATGCCCATGCAGGATG ACACCACCATGAACTCGGACACCATTCACTTGTCCAAGTGCCGTTCGGCGTTGTCGGAGGACGACACCATTATCGAGGAGTTCAGCAGCACCAAAgatggcagcaacagcagctgcaaccagGACACGCTCAAGGCCAACAAGCATGCCAACCACAGCCagaccaacaacaaccacaccAAGGCTAAGGTGGCAACCATATTGCGCAACCCTAGCATGCGGGATCGCGAGATATTAT GTCATCCACGCAACAAGCTGAACGTGCAGAGCGCCGGGCCCGGAGATTCGCTGAGGGCCTACACACTGCAACTGGCCCAAGATCCGAGCTCCACGTTCGCACGCAACATTGAGAACTTCATCAGCTGCACCAAGGAGTCGCGCGAAGCGGCGCCACAGGTCATAATGCGCAACATGCGCCAGTTCATGAGCGGCATGAAGAACTATCTGGTGAAGCATGGCGAGGGCAAGTTCCATGCAGAGCTGGAGACGGCGCGCGCGCGCTTGAAGGCCGACGAGTTCCTCAACCTGGACACAATGCTCGAGACGGTGATGCATCAGCTGGTGGTGCTGCCACTCCGAGAGCATCTCTACGGCATATTTGTGGACTACTATAAACGCAGCGAGGACATTCAGCTCCTGGCCCAGAACGTAAGCTATGCCTGCGAGCGCGATGCCTCCGACTTTGGCATACGTGCCACAGTTACGCCGCCGTCGCAGTCGGCGTTGCGCCTGATTGCGAACCTGCTGTGGCGTCTGCAGGAGGCGGAGCTACCGCTGGACAAGCTGGAGCTGTTCCTTTGCGTTATCTCCACGGTGTTCGATGCTACTGGCTGTCCGCGTGGCCAGCAGCTGGGCGCTGACGACTTCTTGCCCGTGCTGGTCTATGTAGTGGCCAAGTGTGGCTTTGTGGGCGCCGAAATCGAGGCTGAGTTCATGTGGGGACTTCTGCAGCCGACGCTGCTCAATGGCGAGCCCGGCTATTACCTCACAGCCCTTTGCAGTGCCGTGCAGGTGCTCAAGACATTTATGGCTTCCGAGAGTGAGAGCGGCACCGGTTCTCTCGAT TGGCGCGCCAGCTGTTTGCCCGCCTGCTCCAGTGTGCTGCGTGTTATCATCCCGGACGAGTGCAACGGATCACTGCAGACGCGCACGTTGCCGGTGCGACCGCACACAACGACACGTGAGGTGTGCCGCATCATCGCGCACAAGGCGCGCATTACGAATCCACAGGACTACGCACTCTTCAAGCTGGTCGATGGCGAGGAGACGCTGCTCACGGACTCCGAGTGTCCACAGGATGCACGTTTGGCGGCCAAGGGCAAGCACTGCATGCTCGCATATAAGCGCATCGATGCCAAGATCGCCTGGCCGACAGCTGCTCAGCCTGGCAGCCACTGA
- the LOC108605403 gene encoding chromosome-associated kinesin KIF4 yields MTEAVTVALRVRPLVKSEVQRGCRVAVQRAAPGMPQVAVNRTDYFTYNHVFDSDDTQQGIYDSCVQPKLLRLLNGFNVTILAYGQTGSGKTYTMGTGFDGIMDEHAGLIPRAVNEIFQQMMAMSQNVEYKVTCSFVELYQEQFFDLFSRKKREDSTVDMREDKNGVFLLGLTELNVHAAKEVTDQLMRGSSGRAVAATAMNETSSRSHAIFTLTIVATTKGNEDKTVTTSKFNFVDLAGSERCSKTLACGDRFKEGVNINKGLLALGNVITVLGSNQGTGYVPYRQSKLTRLLQDSLGGNSVTVMIVCVSPADYNVPETLSTLRYADRALQIKNKAVVNLDPHAAEVAKLKDTIQQLRLELLASRGGAIGSIIGAASVVGGSANCESETNCSLENQKLKEQLQQLQQSYASIEKKNHRLQLELHQALVSLADNEMRAHINEISHDKLKAHVQQLKAKLNETLPQAEGEQQQEGEEKLEPLQKQLREISQLISTVDGELLESETALQAHRLECLSDSANNSNNNEESREEPHEQLQTRTDEHTMKQLNLTGELRYILRQLDLKQELHERVTRNLSKLEETDNDEKFKQCEQKIEQLETERRELLDQLRCSKQKDTSAKLAEERRKRLQLLEQEIAEMRRKIVQQANMLKMREKEREKINNLSSEIRAMKESKVKLIRAMRGESERFRQWKNMSEKQLTQLKSKDRKMASEMVRQQTLHAKQRQVLKRKCEEAMATNKRLKDALERQRAAQAQRQKHAKNPAAGYKIEALVDRELEVILSLVDAEHSLEQLMDDRAIINAHYNELKLQQASAENAAEHEQQLANLDEELEMRNAQITDLQQKVCSHDLNSRMLELSENVQNIAESRSINKHLLRSLVQQRRDQAAGLLEQKILLEEQRNQLLEMQQRHDELTKRLLLANCEHEEQMLRQQRNYEEKVALLLRSSDKQLADPQQKMFIEELIAAKDALQSQLDAVEAKRKKPRQNKNKDEEDIVELNDTIESIDSEDDPEWVPKTRKRDTSKSLSYTTAASNTQVDPTNCSQSSLDENATTNMDDSSQAARCRCRFKCNTRRCGCFIKGLSCSSSCKCDGCCSNPFKQQSNNEENAASSLMLNTTVTIQEQPTPLCNAENPLMSRSSEDNKPDLHAELKQETTLGSPAFKNTFQLRSSELTLLTPSSKKKFFNFPNKNC; encoded by the exons ATGACTGAAGCTGTGACTGTTGCATTGCGCGTGCGCCCGCTGGTTAAATCTGAGGTGCAGCGCGGCTGTCGCGTTGCGGTGCAGCGCGCAGCACCAGGTATGCCACAAGTAGCTGTAAATCGCACAGACTACTTTACGTACAATCATGTGTTTGACAGCGACGACACACAGCAGGGAATATACGATAGCTGTGTACAGCCCAAGTTGCTACGTCTGCTGAATGGCTTTAATGTAACCATCTTGGCCTATGGTCAAACCGGCTCGGGTAAAACTTACACTATGGGTACGGGCTTTGATGGCATCATGGATGAGCATGCGGGGCTTATACCACGCGCTGTTAATGAAATCTTTCAGCAAATGATGGCAATGTCACAGAACGTTGAATACAAGGTGACATGTTCCTTTGTGGAGCTATATCAGGAGCAGTTTTTCGACTTGTTTTCAAGAAAGAAACGCGAGGATAGCACTGTAGATATGCGCGAGGATAAGAATGGCGTGTTTTTACTCGGACTCACAGAGCTGAATGTACATGCTGCCAAGGAGGTAACTGATCAGCTCATGCGTGGCTCCTCTGGACGCGCAGTGGCCGCCACAGCCATGAATGAGACGTCCTCTCGCTCACATGCTATCTTTACGCTCACCATTGTGGCTACAACGAAAGGAAATGAGGA taAAACTGTGACAACTTCCAAGTTTAATTTTGTGGACTTGGCTGGGTCCGAGCGCTGTTCCAAGACACTAGCCTGCGGCGATCGTTTCAAGGAGGGCGTTAATATAAACAAGGGTCTGCTGGCGCTGGGCAATGTTATCACTGTGCTGGGCT CTAATCAGGGAACAGGCTATGTGCCTTATCGGCAATCGAAGCTAACGCGGCTGCTGCAGGACTCACTGGGCGGAAATTCCGTAACTGTAATGATAGTCTGTGTTAGTCCAGCGGACTACAACGTGCCGGAAACGTTAAGTACGCTACGCTATGCAGACCGcgctttgcaaattaaaaacaaggCTGTAGTTAATTTGGATCCCCATGCAGCTGAAGTGGCCAAGCTGAAGGACACAATACAGCAATTACGCCTAGAGCTGCTGGCCAGTCGTGGTGGTGCTATTGGTAGTATTATTGGTGCAGCTAGTGTGGTTGGCGGCAGTGCTAACTGCGAAAGCGAAACAAACTGTAGCTTGGAAAATCAGAAGCTgaaggagcagctgcagcaactacaacaatcaTATGCTAgtattgaaaagaaaaaccatCGACTGCAGCTGGAACTGCATCAGGCGCTGGTCAGCTTAGCAGACAATGAGATGCGTGCGCATATAAATGAGATATCGCATGACAAGCTCAAGGCGCatgtgcagcaattaaaagcaaagttaaaTGAAACGCTGCCTCAAGCTGAAGGGGAACAACAGCAGGAGGGAGAAGAGAAGCTGGAGCCTCTTCAGAAGCAACTGCGTGAAATTTCCCAATTGATTAGCACTGTGGATGGTGAGTTGCTGGAAAGCGAAACGGCTCTGCAGGCGCATCGTTTGGAATGCCTTAGCGACagtgccaacaacagcaataacaacgaAGAGTCTAGGGAGGAACCACACGAGCAGCTGCAAACACGCACCGATGAGCATACAATgaagcaactaaatttaactGGCGAACTGCGCTACATATTACGGCAACTGGATTTAAAGCAGGAGCTGCATGAGCGCGTCACGCGCAATCTGAGCAAGCTAGAAGAGACTGACAACGATGAGAAGTTCAAGCAGTGCGAGCAAAAGATTGAGCAGCTCGAAACGGAGCGACGCGAATTACTCGATCAGCTGCGTTGCAGCAAGCAGAAAGACACCTCTGCGAAGTTAGCTGAGGAGCGACGAAAGCGCCTACAGTTGCTCGAGCAGGAAATTGCGGAAATGCGGCGTAAGATTGTCCAACAGGCCAATATGCTGAAGATGCGCGAGAAGGAGCGCGAGAAGATTAATAACCTAAGCAGTGAAATACGCGCCATGAAGGAGTCCAAGGTGAAGTTAATACGCGCCATGCGCGGCGAATCCGAACGCTTCCGCCAATGGAAGAACATGAGCGAAAAACAACTAACGCAGCTCAAGAGTAAGGATCGCAAGATGGCCAGCGAAATGGTGCGTCAGCAAACGTTGCATGCCAAGCAGCGGCAGGTGCTAAAGCGCAAATGCGAAGAGGCCATGGCTACAAACAAACG TTTAAAGGACGCTTTGGAGCGTCAGCGTGCCGCGCAAGCACAACGCCAAAAGCATGCCAAGAACCCAGCAGCTGGTTATAAAATAGAGGCGCTGGTGGATCGTGAATTAGAGGTTATACTTTCGCTGGTGGATGCTGAGCACAGCTTGGAGCAGCTCATGGATGATCGTGCCATTATCAATGCGCACTACAACGaactaaagctgcaacaaGCAAGCGCTGAGAATGCCGCAGAGCACGAACAGCAGTTGGCCAATTTGGATGAGGAACTGGAGATGCGCAATGCCCAGATAACAGACTTGCAGCAGAAAGTATGTTCCCATGACCTTAACAGCCGCATGCTTGAGCTGAGTGAGAATGTACAGAACATAGCTGAGTCACGTTCGATAAATAAGCATCTGTTAAGGAGTCTGGTTCAGCAACGGCGCGATCAGGCGGCTGGTCTGCTAGAGCAAAAGATACTGCTGGAGGAGCAGCGCAATCAGCTGCTTGAGATGCAGCAGCGACATGATGAGCTAACGAAACGTCTGCTACTCGCCAATTGTGAGCATGAGGAGCAAATGTTGCGTCAACAGCGCAACTACGAGGAAAAGGttgcgttgctgttgcgcaGCTCAGACAAACAGCTGGCGGATCCGCAACAGAAAATGTTCATCGAAGAGCTAATCGCTGCCAAAGACGCACTGCAGTCTCAGCTAGATGCCGTCgaagccaaaagaaaaaaaccaaggcaaaataaaaataaagatgaGGAGGACATTGTTGAGCTAAACGATACAATCGAATCCATTGACAGTGAAGATGATCCTGAATGGGTGCCAAAGACTCGCAAACGCGAT acCTCTAAGAGCTTATCGTATACCACCGCTGCCAGCAACACGCAAGTCGATCCAACGAACTGCTCACAGAGCTCACTAGACGAAAACGCCACCACCAACATGGATGATTCAAGTCAAGCCGCCAGGTGCAGGTGCCGCTTTAAATGTAATACGAGGCGTTGTGGCTGTTTTATCAAGGGCCtctcctgcagcagcagttgcaaatGTGACGGTTGCTGCAGCAATCCATTCAAGCAGCAGTCGAACAACGAGGAGAATGCCGCGTCCAGTCTCATGCTAAACACCACGGTGACAATACAGGAGCAACCGACTCCGTTGTGTAATGCCGAAAATCCATTGATGTCCAG AAGCTCTGAAGACAATAAGCCGGATTTACATGCAGAGCTGAAGCAAGAAACAACGTTGGGAAGTCCTGCTTTTAAGAATACATTCCAGTTAAG AAGCTCTGAACTCACCCTGCTGACTCCCTCATCAAAGAAAAAGTTCTTTAATTttccaaacaaaaattgttag
- the LOC108606463 gene encoding protein sprint isoform X2, with protein MSWFKRSSRARHASHPQPPTQSQAPAPAPAQAGAADMSKSLSSLDEQRIERLEPEEFFHDPAHVRHYKEEALFLSFMSEWEIVEHPQQENFFSADFEEELLQQCTADSHKLQLELQLAPAKSMVRRKRKLLELLFADNIQTGIALPASSQANATSVLCKKSKYATSSLSSLGSTATLSSTTTPTCPQQVLKDCRIDRQQLKTEALAGSIMGAIGKCPNPRSPAGSLLAPSNDLCHPGEHNTCDHYDIKQFFHLDEQGNILLNMAHIVECQALSIALQAHSKRLYLRYRRNCECADELDCRQHGCCAPLICLLQLLQRLLFGHPRNKLNVQSAGPGDSLRAYTLQLAQDPSSTFARNIENFISCTKESREAAPQVIMRNMRQFMSGMKNYLVKHGEGKFHAELETARARLKADEFLNLDTMLETVMHQLVVLPLREHLYGIFVDYYKRSEDIQLLAQNVSYACERDASDFGIRATVTPPSQSALRLIANLLWRLQEAELPLDKLELFLCVISTVFDATGCPRGQQLGADDFLPVLVYVVAKCGFVGAEIEAEFMWGLLQPTLLNGEPGYYLTALCSAVQVLKTFMASESESGTGSLDWRASCLPACSSVLRVIIPDECNGSLQTRTLPVRPHTTTREVCRIIAHKARITNPQDYALFKLVDGEETLLTDSECPQDARLAAKGKHCMLAYKRIDAKIAWPTAAQPGSH; from the exons ATGAGTTGGTTCAAAAGATCGTCGCGCGCACGCCACGCGAGCCACCCGCAGCCACCCACCCAATCAcaagctccagctccagctccagctcaagcTGGGGCAGCGGACATGTCCAAGTCGCTGAGCAGTCTCGATGAGCAGCGCATTGAGCGGCTGGAGCCAGAGGAGTTCTTTCACGATCCCGCCCATGTGCGCCACTACAAGGAGGAGGCGCTCTTCCTCAGCTTCATGTCCGAGTGGGAGATCGTGGAGCATCCGCAGCAAGAGAACTTTTTCAGCGCCGACTTCGAGGAGGAGTTGCTCCAGCAATGCACAGCAGACagccacaagctgcagctcgaACTGCAGCTGGCGCCAGCCAAGTCAATGGTGCGTCGCAAGCGCAAGTTGCTGGAGCTGCTCTTCGCGGACAACATACAGACGGGCatagcgctgccagcgtcgaGCCAGGCCAATGCCACCAGCGTGCTCTGCAAGAAATCCAAATACGCCACCAGCAGTCTGTCCAGTCTGGGCTCCACCGCCACGCTGAGCTCCACCACGACGCCCACCTGTCCGCAACAGGTGCTCAAGGACTGTCGCATCGATCGGCAGCAACTGAAGACTGAAGCCCTGGCAGGCTCCATCATGGGCGCCATTGGCAAATGCCCCAATCCGCGCAGTCCTGCCGGCTCACTGCTCGCCCCATCCAACGATCTCTGCCATCCTGGCGAGCACAACACCTGCGATCACTACGACATCAAGCAATTCTTCCACCTCGACGAGCAGGGCAACATCCTGCTCAACATGGCGCACATTGTCGAGTGCCAGGCGCTCAGCATAGCGCTCCAGGCCCATTCCAAGCGTCTCTACCTCCGCTACAGACGCAACTGCGAGTGCGCCGACGAGTTGGATTGCCGGCAGCACGGCTGCTGTGCTCCGCTCATCtgcctgctccagctgctgcagcggctgctctTTG GTCATCCACGCAACAAGCTGAACGTGCAGAGCGCCGGGCCCGGAGATTCGCTGAGGGCCTACACACTGCAACTGGCCCAAGATCCGAGCTCCACGTTCGCACGCAACATTGAGAACTTCATCAGCTGCACCAAGGAGTCGCGCGAAGCGGCGCCACAGGTCATAATGCGCAACATGCGCCAGTTCATGAGCGGCATGAAGAACTATCTGGTGAAGCATGGCGAGGGCAAGTTCCATGCAGAGCTGGAGACGGCGCGCGCGCGCTTGAAGGCCGACGAGTTCCTCAACCTGGACACAATGCTCGAGACGGTGATGCATCAGCTGGTGGTGCTGCCACTCCGAGAGCATCTCTACGGCATATTTGTGGACTACTATAAACGCAGCGAGGACATTCAGCTCCTGGCCCAGAACGTAAGCTATGCCTGCGAGCGCGATGCCTCCGACTTTGGCATACGTGCCACAGTTACGCCGCCGTCGCAGTCGGCGTTGCGCCTGATTGCGAACCTGCTGTGGCGTCTGCAGGAGGCGGAGCTACCGCTGGACAAGCTGGAGCTGTTCCTTTGCGTTATCTCCACGGTGTTCGATGCTACTGGCTGTCCGCGTGGCCAGCAGCTGGGCGCTGACGACTTCTTGCCCGTGCTGGTCTATGTAGTGGCCAAGTGTGGCTTTGTGGGCGCCGAAATCGAGGCTGAGTTCATGTGGGGACTTCTGCAGCCGACGCTGCTCAATGGCGAGCCCGGCTATTACCTCACAGCCCTTTGCAGTGCCGTGCAGGTGCTCAAGACATTTATGGCTTCCGAGAGTGAGAGCGGCACCGGTTCTCTCGAT TGGCGCGCCAGCTGTTTGCCCGCCTGCTCCAGTGTGCTGCGTGTTATCATCCCGGACGAGTGCAACGGATCACTGCAGACGCGCACGTTGCCGGTGCGACCGCACACAACGACACGTGAGGTGTGCCGCATCATCGCGCACAAGGCGCGCATTACGAATCCACAGGACTACGCACTCTTCAAGCTGGTCGATGGCGAGGAGACGCTGCTCACGGACTCCGAGTGTCCACAGGATGCACGTTTGGCGGCCAAGGGCAAGCACTGCATGCTCGCATATAAGCGCATCGATGCCAAGATCGCCTGGCCGACAGCTGCTCAGCCTGGCAGCCACTGA